A single window of Rhizobium sp. CCGE531 DNA harbors:
- the nikR gene encoding nickel-responsive transcriptional regulator NikR, whose translation MQRITITIDDDLLETIDKISAQRGYASRSETLRDLVRDAVTRAQPTVDGEARCYAALTYVYEHETRDLSRRLTTAQHHHHDLSVSTLHVHIDGQDCLEVSVLKGKAEEIMTFADSVVTQRGVRFGNLHIIPSDHGVEHPETHSHD comes from the coding sequence ATGCAACGCATTACCATCACCATCGATGACGATCTTCTGGAGACGATCGACAAGATCAGCGCGCAACGGGGCTATGCCAGCCGCTCGGAAACCTTGCGCGATCTCGTTCGCGACGCTGTCACCCGCGCGCAGCCGACAGTTGATGGCGAAGCCAGATGCTATGCGGCGCTGACCTATGTCTATGAACACGAAACCCGCGACCTGTCGCGCCGGCTGACGACGGCGCAACATCACCACCACGATCTTTCAGTCTCGACGCTTCATGTCCATATCGACGGGCAGGATTGCCTCGAAGTCTCCGTGCTGAAGGGCAAGGCAGAGGAGATAATGACCTTCGCCGACAGCGTGGTGACGCAGCGCGGCGTGCGCTTCGGGAACCTGCACATCATCCCATCGGACCATGGCGTGGAGCATCCCGAAACGCATTCGCATGATTGA
- the cobM gene encoding precorrin-4 C(11)-methyltransferase, with the protein MTVHFIGAGPGAADLITVRGRDLIGKCPVCLYAGSIVSRELLQYCPPGARIIDTAPMSLDEIEAEYLKAASAGEDVARLHSGDLSVWSAVAEQIRRLEQHGIDYTLTPGVPAFAAAASALGRELTIPAVAQSLVLTRVSGRASPMPNNETLEKFGATGATLAIHLAIHALQKVVEDLTPLYGADCPVAIVVKASWPDEQIIRGTLATIEEKVAAEPIERTALIFVGPSLAASDFRESSLYDPTYQRRFRGRQ; encoded by the coding sequence ATGACAGTGCATTTCATTGGCGCAGGCCCCGGGGCCGCCGACCTGATCACGGTGCGAGGCCGGGATCTCATCGGCAAATGCCCGGTCTGCCTCTATGCCGGCTCGATCGTTTCGCGAGAGCTGCTGCAATATTGCCCGCCCGGCGCGCGGATTATCGACACCGCACCGATGTCGCTCGATGAGATCGAGGCCGAATATCTGAAAGCGGCGTCGGCCGGTGAAGACGTCGCGCGCCTGCATTCCGGCGATCTCTCGGTCTGGAGCGCGGTTGCCGAGCAGATCCGCAGGCTCGAACAGCACGGCATCGACTATACGCTGACCCCCGGTGTTCCCGCTTTCGCGGCTGCCGCTTCGGCGCTCGGCCGCGAGCTGACCATCCCGGCTGTCGCCCAGAGCCTGGTTCTGACGCGGGTTTCCGGCCGTGCCTCGCCCATGCCGAACAACGAGACACTGGAAAAATTCGGCGCGACTGGCGCGACGCTCGCCATCCACCTGGCGATCCACGCGCTTCAAAAAGTCGTTGAGGACCTGACGCCGCTTTATGGCGCGGATTGCCCGGTTGCGATCGTCGTCAAGGCGTCCTGGCCGGACGAGCAGATCATTCGGGGCACGCTTGCCACGATCGAGGAAAAGGTCGCGGCCGAACCGATCGAGCGCACCGCGCTGATCTTTGTCGGTCCCTCGCTCGCCGCCAGCGATTTCCGTGAAAGCTCGCTCTACGACCCGACCTACCAGCGTCGCTTCCGCGGCCGCCAATAA
- a CDS encoding LacI family DNA-binding transcriptional regulator: MRRPTISDLAKASGVSVATIDRVLNGRHRVREETARRVYEAAQEIGYHAVGLLRQRVFEDLPQYRLGFVLQKPVQAFYQAFAKEIVSAAQAVTSARINAQVDFVTASTPTAIVEKLKAMAARSQAAALVAPDYPAVTAAIEELKEKGIPVFSLLSDFSTTARQGYIGVDNRKVGRTAAWIIARSARRPGKVACFVGSHRFLGHELREIGFRSYFRENAPEFEVLDTLINLDTPEITHEATLDLLQKHPDLIGFYVCGGGMEGAISAIREERLSGKLIAVVNELTPESKAALADDVVAMAIGTPLPALCKELMSLMIKSVESDDAAVPGQIFLPFEIFVSENI; encoded by the coding sequence ATGCGTCGCCCCACCATATCGGATCTTGCCAAGGCATCCGGCGTCAGCGTCGCAACGATAGATCGCGTGCTGAACGGACGCCATCGCGTGCGGGAGGAAACGGCAAGGCGGGTCTACGAGGCGGCGCAGGAGATCGGCTACCACGCCGTCGGTCTGCTGCGTCAGCGCGTTTTCGAGGACCTGCCGCAATATCGCTTAGGCTTCGTCCTGCAGAAGCCGGTTCAGGCCTTCTATCAGGCTTTCGCCAAGGAGATCGTCTCCGCCGCGCAGGCGGTCACATCAGCCCGGATCAATGCTCAGGTCGACTTCGTAACGGCGTCGACGCCGACGGCGATTGTCGAGAAATTGAAGGCGATGGCTGCCCGCAGCCAGGCCGCTGCCCTTGTCGCGCCGGATTATCCGGCGGTCACGGCGGCGATCGAGGAACTGAAGGAAAAAGGCATTCCGGTCTTTTCCCTGCTGTCCGATTTCTCCACCACGGCGCGTCAGGGCTATATCGGCGTCGACAATCGCAAGGTGGGACGCACGGCCGCCTGGATCATCGCGCGCTCGGCGCGTCGTCCCGGCAAGGTCGCCTGCTTCGTCGGCAGCCATCGCTTCCTCGGACATGAGCTGCGTGAAATTGGTTTTCGCTCCTATTTCCGCGAAAATGCGCCGGAATTCGAGGTGCTGGATACGCTGATCAATCTTGACACGCCTGAGATCACCCATGAGGCGACGCTCGATCTCCTGCAGAAGCACCCTGACCTCATCGGCTTCTATGTCTGCGGCGGTGGCATGGAGGGCGCCATTTCAGCCATTCGCGAGGAGCGGTTATCGGGCAAGCTGATCGCCGTCGTCAACGAGTTGACGCCGGAATCGAAGGCGGCTCTGGCCGACGACGTCGTCGCCATGGCGATCGGAACGCCATTGCCCGCGCTTTGCAAGGAGCTGATGAGCCTGATGATCAAGTCTGTCGAGAGCGATGACGCGGCGGTGCCCGGACAAATCTTTCTGCCATTTGAAATCTTCGTCTCGGAAAACATCTAG
- the cbiE gene encoding precorrin-6y C5,15-methyltransferase (decarboxylating) subunit CbiE: MRALPMAETPSVQRWLILIGIGEDGPAGIGDEAKRLIAEAPVVFGGMRHIELMKPLVTGETQAWLSPFERSVEAVLAQQGKPTVVLASGDPFFYGIGATLSRHIPVVEMTVIPAPSSFSLAASRLGWPLQDTTILSLHGRPIDLIRPHLHPGRKILALTSDGKGPSELAALLQSSGFGQSELTVLEALGGPHEKLTRQGAANFSLSGINDLNICGVEVKADTGARILSLSAGLADELFEHDGQITKREIRAITLSALAPRHGELLWDIGAGSGSIGIEWMLADPSLRAIAIEASTERAARIRRNALNFGVPGLTVVEGEAPNALSGLPTPDAIFIGGGGSDAGVLDAAIGQLKSGGRLVVNAVTTEMEALLLAEQARRGGSLIRIDIARAAPVGRMTGWRPAMPVTQWSWTKP, encoded by the coding sequence ATGCGGGCCTTGCCCATGGCTGAGACACCTTCAGTTCAACGCTGGCTCATTCTTATCGGCATCGGCGAAGACGGTCCAGCCGGCATCGGCGACGAAGCCAAACGGCTGATCGCCGAGGCGCCGGTCGTCTTCGGCGGGATGCGCCATATCGAGTTGATGAAGCCGCTCGTCACCGGCGAGACGCAAGCATGGCTTTCGCCATTCGAAAGATCCGTGGAAGCCGTCCTTGCCCAGCAGGGCAAGCCGACGGTGGTTCTCGCCTCCGGCGATCCCTTCTTCTACGGCATCGGCGCAACGCTCTCGCGGCACATTCCAGTCGTTGAAATGACGGTCATCCCGGCGCCCTCCTCCTTCAGCCTTGCCGCATCGCGTCTCGGCTGGCCTTTGCAGGACACCACGATCCTTTCGCTTCATGGACGGCCCATCGACCTCATCCGGCCGCATCTGCATCCCGGCCGCAAGATCCTGGCGCTGACATCCGACGGCAAAGGTCCTTCAGAGCTAGCCGCCCTGCTGCAAAGCTCAGGCTTCGGTCAGTCCGAGCTTACGGTTCTGGAAGCGCTTGGCGGCCCGCATGAGAAGCTCACGCGGCAAGGTGCCGCTAACTTTTCCCTTTCCGGCATCAACGATCTCAATATCTGCGGCGTCGAGGTCAAAGCCGACACCGGCGCGCGGATTTTATCGCTGAGCGCCGGCTTGGCGGATGAGCTTTTCGAGCATGACGGCCAGATCACCAAGCGGGAGATACGTGCAATCACGCTATCGGCGCTGGCGCCACGCCACGGCGAGCTGCTCTGGGATATCGGCGCCGGCTCCGGTTCGATCGGCATCGAATGGATGCTGGCAGACCCTTCGCTGCGCGCCATTGCCATCGAGGCATCAACTGAGCGTGCGGCGCGAATTCGCCGCAACGCGCTGAATTTCGGCGTGCCTGGTCTGACCGTTGTCGAGGGCGAGGCGCCGAATGCACTTTCTGGCCTGCCGACACCGGATGCGATCTTTATCGGCGGCGGCGGCAGCGATGCCGGCGTGCTCGATGCCGCCATCGGCCAATTGAAAAGCGGCGGCAGGCTGGTCGTCAATGCCGTCACGACGGAGATGGAAGCTCTTCTGCTGGCCGAACAGGCACGCAGGGGCGGCTCGCTGATCCGCATCGATATTGCCCGCGCCGCACCCGTCGGCCGCATGACGGGCTGGCGGCCGGCCATGCCGGTGACGCAATGGTCGTGGACCAAGCCATAA
- a CDS encoding cobalt-precorrin-6A reductase yields MGKARILILGGTTEARALAAALAARADLDTVLSLAGRTADPAPQPVPVRSGGFGGAEGLARYLREEAIDLVVDATHPFAARISANAAQAAAQCDVTAFALRRPAWVPVEGDDWLSVHSVSQAIAALGAAPLRVFLATGRQEAHQANAAPQHHYWVRSVDPVEPPLTAPHVSYIHGRGPFRLADELDVLQRHGIEVVVAKNSGGDATYGKIDAARQLGIKVIMVERAETAGLPVVETVDAALDRIDHFVSSLMKRGV; encoded by the coding sequence ATGGGCAAGGCCCGCATTCTGATCCTCGGCGGTACGACGGAGGCCCGCGCACTGGCGGCAGCTCTTGCCGCCCGCGCCGATCTCGACACTGTTCTGTCGCTTGCCGGCAGGACCGCCGATCCAGCCCCGCAGCCCGTTCCGGTGCGCAGCGGCGGTTTCGGCGGAGCCGAGGGGCTTGCGCGCTATCTTCGCGAGGAAGCGATCGATCTGGTGGTCGATGCCACCCATCCCTTCGCGGCCCGCATCTCCGCCAATGCCGCGCAGGCGGCTGCTCAATGCGATGTGACGGCCTTTGCGTTGCGCCGCCCCGCCTGGGTGCCGGTCGAAGGAGACGACTGGCTGTCGGTGCATAGCGTTTCGCAGGCTATCGCCGCGCTCGGCGCAGCACCCTTGCGCGTTTTCCTGGCGACGGGCCGACAGGAGGCGCATCAGGCGAACGCGGCGCCGCAACACCATTATTGGGTCCGCAGCGTCGATCCCGTCGAGCCGCCGCTGACGGCGCCGCATGTCAGCTACATCCATGGCCGGGGTCCGTTCCGATTGGCCGATGAGCTGGATGTGCTGCAACGGCACGGGATCGAGGTCGTCGTCGCCAAGAATAGCGGCGGTGATGCAACCTACGGAAAGATCGATGCGGCAAGGCAGCTCGGCATCAAGGTGATCATGGTCGAGCGCGCGGAGACTGCCGGTTTGCCGGTGGTCGAAACAGTCGATGCTGCGCTCGATCGGATTGATCATTTCGTCTCTTCCCTGATGAAACGCGGCGTATAG
- a CDS encoding TIM barrel protein: MSSIRFALNHMCAPSLKLEAFFAAAKELGIDNVEIRNDLAGNAILDGTPATAVKELAARQGLTIISINALQRFNEWNDERAREAAELIDYARDCGARALVLVPVNDGSGREPEVRRANLRKSLLALKPMLEAAGIIGLVEPLGFEICSLRLKSEAAAAIEELGAKSTFCLVHDTFHHHLAGETAIFPELTGLVHISGVTDPNVSVADMRDPHRVLVDATDRLDNVGQLRALIAAGYVGPASFEPFAPTVHALKEPVAALKESMAYIAGQL, from the coding sequence ATGAGTTCCATTCGCTTCGCGCTCAATCATATGTGCGCGCCGTCCCTGAAGCTGGAGGCGTTCTTTGCTGCCGCGAAAGAGCTTGGCATCGATAACGTGGAGATCCGCAACGATCTTGCCGGCAACGCGATCCTGGACGGTACGCCGGCAACGGCCGTCAAGGAGCTTGCAGCGCGCCAGGGACTGACGATCATCTCCATCAACGCGCTGCAGCGGTTCAACGAATGGAACGACGAGCGCGCACGGGAAGCGGCGGAGCTGATCGATTATGCGCGCGATTGCGGCGCCAGGGCGCTCGTCCTTGTTCCGGTCAATGACGGCAGCGGCCGCGAACCGGAGGTGCGCCGCGCCAATCTTCGCAAATCGCTTTTGGCGCTGAAGCCGATGCTGGAAGCTGCCGGCATTATTGGCCTCGTCGAGCCGCTCGGCTTCGAGATCTGCTCGCTGCGACTGAAGAGCGAAGCGGCAGCGGCGATCGAAGAATTGGGCGCGAAGTCCACCTTCTGCCTGGTACACGATACCTTCCATCATCACCTTGCCGGCGAAACCGCGATCTTCCCCGAGCTGACGGGTCTCGTGCATATTTCCGGCGTCACCGATCCCAACGTCTCGGTTGCCGATATGCGTGACCCGCATCGCGTGCTCGTCGATGCCACGGATCGTCTCGACAATGTCGGCCAGTTGCGGGCGTTGATCGCTGCCGGCTATGTCGGTCCGGCATCCTTTGAGCCTTTTGCCCCGACGGTCCATGCCCTGAAGGAGCCGGTTGCCGCTCTCAAGGAGAGCATGGCCTATATCGCGGGTCAGCTCTGA